From the genome of Glycine soja cultivar W05 chromosome 14, ASM419377v2, whole genome shotgun sequence:
aatatgtgaagtcccgagacgcgccggaaatcaaaagaaagcatggttacgcaatccgtgaaattccataATGCAACGGAAACCAAAAGCAAgtattgttgcgcaatccgtgagtttccgtaacttcttcaaaagataaaaaaagagtaaatacaagatctgtaaggattcgtaaccttacggaaagaaaataagtatcgttacgaaattcgtaaagtttcgtaacgttacggaaaaagaatcaccaaaaaaagtaaatgggtgtatttagtaaaaagaggggtgtaaatagcaatcaggcccacttgggccttccagattcttcctccagaaggcggttgcttctggaggaagtaaccttgctcgcctgggcgagctgggtggcaagctcctcccctattttgctataaatagggggaggagtgaagaggaaaggggttcagcctttttggcacttcgtattctcttaaaattgttgaggaaaattgttttcgtgaagaaaatccaagccgaggcgcttctgtaacgtttctgtgggtaattacgcgaagattttcaaccgttctttgacattcatcgttcgttctttgttttcttcgatcttcaactggtaagtaccccaaaccgagcttttcaattcattctatgtacccgtggtggtccccatttgtttcatgtacttttattctcgttttcatttactttccgtacccccttttgacgtgcttcagtcatttatttaagtcacttctcgcctaatcaacaaataaaataaatttccaccgatcatttgatttgtaatatccgttaatttctgttaaaatgaattccaaccgttcggttgtgccgtaaccacgttggaaatcaaaaaagaggtaaaataaataatataataatcaaaaaatacctttagtaaaatgaagcaaaaaaatcaatcggacgttttctctttgggatttctcattcttaattgaattgactaataactaaagtgaaactaaggctaaaatcaacccgcctagtcaagctcgtccacaaaaaagtctctaaaaagggtttgaaagtttatcatctcaattttccttatcaagtaaatggatcatttttaaggtccaacgccttaaaatgatcacctttcaagtaaaaagaatcgcttgattcactcttaagaaagaactacataggtctgatttcctctttgatggagggtacgaaggagcaaaagccccgcttttgtcgaccacaaaaaataaaaagaaataaaagttaaggtaacacaatttccacaattctaaaaaataggctgttgtcctttgagacaaacgtgagaggtgctaataccttcctcaaacgtaaatacaactcccgaacttagaattttcgttttgaccggtttccttcggtttttccgatgttttccacaaataaacgttggtggcgactccgcacatctttcctcctttggaaagcacacCAGTGAGCCtcacctcgctcgcccgcaataGGGCATGTTGTGACAAGaaggcaaagcaagttaaataaaaggcatgcaaaatgggtagagtacctagagcaatttgcatatgttatcaaatacaaaaagggaaaaacaaatgtggtagttgatgccctctctaggagacacacattgttttgttCCCTatgagctcaaattttaggatttgataatattagggacttgtatgctttagatgaacatttctctcccatttacgatagttgtgggaaaaaggcccaagatggattctatttggctgaggggtatttgttcaaagagggaaagctttgcgtaccccaaggatccattaggaaattacttgaaAGAAATCCATGAgagtgggctcatgggccactttgggatagacaacacccttgtcttactcaaagaaaagttttattggccccacatgaagaaagatgtccataagcattgcactaggtgtgtggcttgtttacaagccaagtctagggtgatgcctcatgggctatacacacccttacccatcccctctacaccttgggtagactttatctttgtggtggtggataggtttagcaagatggcacactttataccatgccacgaggtggatgatgcttcccatatctcaaaactctttttctggaaagttgtgagactccattgtttgcctaggaccattgtgttagatagagatgctaagttccttagccacttttggaaaaccttatgggctaagctaggaactaaacttcttttctctaccacttgtcatccacaaactgatgggcaaacagaggtagtgagtaggtctttatccacccttttaagggctcttttgaaaggcaaccataagtcttgggatgagtatcttcctcatgtagaatttgcctacaacaggggggttcatagaaccaccaagcagtccttttttgaggttgtctatggttTTAATCCCCTAAccccgttagacctcattcccctcccactggacacttcttttatacataaagaaagggaatctaggtcagagtttgtaaagaagttgcatgagaaggttaagaaccaaatagagaaccaaacaaaggtgtattcaactaaaggcaatagaggaagaaaaaagccagttcttaatgagggtggcTGGGTTTGGCTctatcttaggaaggatagattccctactaaaaggaaatccaagcttagccctagaagGGATGGACCTtatcaggttttggagaggatcaataacaatgcctataggttggacctcctagaagagtatggagtcagcaccacttttaacattttttatttaattccttttgcaggtggagctgatattgaggaggaggaactaacagatttgaggtcaaatcctcttcaagggggaggggatgatgcaatcctccctaggaagggaccagtcactagagccatgagcaagaggctccaagaggattgggctagagctgttgaagaaggccctagggttctcatgaacctcagggtagatttctgagcccatgggccaaggttgggtccaattatctttgtacatattagactaggatgtcattatatttggtccttgtatttagggctccataatgtaggaaGCGTACccaagaaatataggatttttcaacccttgtatttgagggcacctagactaatttttgtattaggggtagttttgtaatttcacatgcactaagtgaatatttgatgtgtgtcttgggaaataaatttaattgaattggtagaatcccaatccaattaaattttcttactacaccccattgccacatcatatagtcacactttgtgcatgtccttcatgctttacatgcctcatgaagcctaagcacacttagtggagaatcttggaattgatcttggattagtgggatgaaccataactaaaattcactaatcataattagtgaaattttggctccaaagtttggctccacggttcaatttcaaattcaagtgaaatttgaattgaaattcaaatttccctccaattttgtgtgacacttaggctataaatagaggtcatgtgtgtgcattttttcaactttgatcatttgaaaattaaacttcagatttcaggactctcttagagcacaaaattttgtgctcttctttccctctcccttcattcatctccttcttcctccaagctcttatccatggcctcctatggtggtgagcttcttctagacctatcttctccttgaagtggcatctcctctctatcttccttctccattcctctGCCATTCATTTttgaagaagcaaaggaatccattgatgaagaaaatcCTAGGCCTaaaagctccaatggagcttacatcaaccTCTATCCCTTTTTGGCTTATGATAAAACCCAACAACCTTCCCGACTTGACCCCGAAAGTGCACTTTGTGGGATTCAACATTAATTGGTACTTACACAGCCCCTCAAACAAATTTCATAATTTGACAAGGTGTTCATCCTCGATCTTTGACTTGGCAATCATatcatccacgtagacctcaATTTCTTTGTGCATCATGTCACGAAATAAtgctaccatagcccgttggTAAGTTACCACATCGTTcttaaatccaatggacatcACTTTGTAGTAGAACGTTCCctacagggtgacgaaagtcatcttctccatgtcctccagtgccatctttatttgattgtagCCCAACAACCCGTCCATGAAAGAAAACAAGGCAAAATTGTCTGTGTTATCTACAAGGACATTGATGTGCGACAGAGGAAAGTTATCCtttggactggctcggtttagatcccaataatccacacacattcgcatcttcccatctttcttagggactgaaacaatgttggcaacccattccgggtaTCGAGCTACAGCCAAGAAGCCAACATCAAACTACATtttcacctcttcttttatcttcaaggacatCTCGGGCTTTATCCTCTGCAACttttgctttaccggggaacactcgagATTCAGAGGTAATCTATGCTGCATGATGTCGGGACTTAAGCTGGGCATATattggtatgaccaagcgaaGATATCTTGGTAGTCTCGCAATAAAGCCACCAATTCATCTCGGATAAGCGTAGACATGCCCATGCCATCCTTGACCTCTTTTCTTTCCTCGCCAACACCTAAGTTTACGATCTCCATTTCTTCTTGGTGTGGCTTTACTACCCTGTCTTCCTATTCGACCATTCACTTTAGCTCTAGAGGAAGGCCCCAATCCTCATCTTCCCCTTCCTCAGTTGCTCCAAATCAACATCTGGGTCCTCGGTATCATTACCTACACAAGATTCATTGTTGGATCCGTACCATTTAatcgcaacaaaaataaatatgccgacgaatgaaaagaaagatggaagtgcaagaacaaatgaagaaggattatatatttataattttgtgatAACAAAGACATGCCCAAATAGGGagaaaaaactctaaagcctaggcccagcaATAGGGTTAGGACTAACGAATTACATTAAGCTCACCACGGAAATTCCGGGTTGTTTGACTATTCGCCAGTTCCCCAATTCGAACTCCGGAGGGCACGGTTGCACCCGATTTGGTTGCTCTTGAGGGGTTTCTTCATGTATCATGGTGACTTGTCCTTCGCACATCCAACCCGCGCTAACAAAGCTTTCGTTGATGTGACACAAGGGAACCCCTTTCACTTGCAACCCTTGCGGCTGGCCCATGCTTCTTCCCCTCCTTTCTAGGGCACTCCTCCTCACGTCAGCGCCTGTTGGCTCATATCCCAGTCTGAACCTTCCATGGTTCCCTGTGAACTCTACCAAACTTGCCACGCAATCCTTGTTCTtccctaaacccattccgggctcgtatCTATGTCCTAACATCACCTGAGCCACCATCAATGCTGCCCCAGATGAGCGCGGTTGTACTAGGGGAGACTCAACGTAAGCATTGCTTACCACATCCAATGCTTGAAAGGATGTTTTCAAGGACTCCTTCATGGCTTCCACATAAGACGTAGAAGAAGGACAACTCACAAGAATGTCTTCTTCTCCCAAGACTATGATTAACTGCCCTTCCACCacaaatttcagcttttggtgtaGCGTTGAAGGGATCACCCCCACTAAATGAATCCATGGTCGGCCTAGTAAGCAGCTATAGGTAGggtttatgtccatcacttggaaagTAATTTGGCATATGTGGCGTCCAATTTGAAtcgggagatcgatctcccctCTTACGTCCCGGCGGCTGCCATCGAAAGCCCGCACCACCATGGAGCTTGGCCTTAGGTGTGATGCATTAAAAGGTAACTTGCCCAAAGTGGCATTGGGCATGACATTAAGTGAAGAGCTGTTGTCAATAAGCACTTTGGCCACAATGTGGTCCAAACATTTGACAGATACATGCAAGGCTCTGTTGTGCTCCCGGCCCTCCACGGGTATCTCTTCATCGGCGAACGTGAGGTAATTATTGGCCGTGATATTGTTGATTATGCCCCTGAAACCTTCCACAGATATGTCTTGGGCTACGTGGGTTTCATTTAGAATCTTGACCAATAgcgcccgatgaggctcagagttcATGAGTAGTCCCAACAGGGAGATCCTAGCTGGGGTTTTATTGAGTTGTTCAATtaccttgaactcgctttgcTGGATGATTCGTAGGAACTCGATTGCTTCTTCACTAGATATCCTTTTTTTGTTAAAGTCGTcttcttccttggcaaaccttCTGGCTGGGACTTCTTCATCTAGAATCGGGCTCGCCTTGAAGCTCTCTTCCACGCCCGCCTTCGCCTTTCCCTTCGGGTTCTTGTGCCGCATCGGTGGCTTGGGTGCCACAATGATCCGCCTGATACGGGTCATGCCGCTCGTGCCAAACATGTTAGTGACCTTGGCGGAGGATAGATCATCTTTAGCATGTACGACAAACGTATCCTTCCTTCCATTGGGCCCTTGTGTGGCGTACCTCCATGGCACCGCCTTGTCACTTTTGTAGGGGAATGGTGCAGGTTTCTTAACTGGGATAGGCTGGAAGCCTTAGGGCTTGTGCGTGGCAACATCCCTGGTGAAGTGGATCACCAATGGCTTGGGTTTGCTCAGGCTCTTATCAGCTGATTGCATGCACACATCTCCTCCCTCTTTTCTCGCGCCATAAACCTCAATCAGGCCTTTGTCCATCAACCCCTGTAGCAGGTCCTCCGCCATTGAGCATGCCTCTACATCGTGTGACACTCCCGGATGTATCAAACAAGCATCTCCCTTGCCCCCGTCAAGGCAAATCATGCCTGCTTCGCGCAGTGCCTCCAATATGAACCTCCTAGAGGTTAACACATCTTCCATCCGCTTTGGCCTCGGAGGTCCACATTCCTCCATCGCATTAACCTCCGATCCCCCATGACTGGCAAGAGGATTTGTCCTTACATTTGGGctatcctcttgaaatgtcagccaCCCTATGTTAATCAAACTTTGGACCTTGTGTTTGAAAGCCACACATTGTTCTAttgaatgccccgggacacctccatgataagcacaggTTGCATTGGGGTTGTACCACCAAGGGAAAGGAGATTGGTAGATCTTCCTGGGGTTCACCACCGCCATTTGGTTGGTCATCAAGGATGGTAGCAAGTCAGCATATGACATCGGGATCGGGGTAAATTCCACAAGCTTCTTTACTGGTAAATTCCTTCCTGGATTGGCACTTATGCTGGGATTGGAGTTGCCAGCGAGGCGAGATTGTGCGGGAGCCGAGTTTTGAGTGGGAGGCCTTTGTGGTTGAGCGAGACTCTTTGCTGGATGAGTGCTGGAATGGAAGGGTTTCCAGCATGGGCCAAAAAGCTTGGTTGGTGTGGGGAATATTGGTAAGTGTTGTGAGGGGTTTGTTGGGATTTAGGCCAAGTAGGAGATGAAGTCACagcgtgggtatctccttccttcttcttgaCCCCACTTGCTCCGAATATTCTATTGCTCATGCTAGCAGGAGCGGCATAATCGAACTTTCCCCTTCTCAAGCCTACCCCGATCCTCTCACCCGCAAataccaaatctgcaaagctagagggcatgtaacccaccatcttctcatagtagaacattgGCAGCGTGTCCACTATCATAGTTATCATTTCTCTTTCCATCATGGGGGGTACCACTTGGGTTTCTaggtccctccacctttgggcatactCTTTAAAGGACTCATGCTCCCTCTTGCTCATATTTTGCAATTGGGTTCTGTCAAGAGCTATGTCGATGTTATACTGATACTGCCTGATGAAGGCAGCTATCAAGTCCTTCCAAGagcggatgcgggaagcttccaaatttgtATACTAGGTGATCGTCGCCCCGGCCAagctttcttggaagaaatgaatTAAGAGCTTCTCATCTCTGGAGTATGCCTCCATCTTTCGATAGTACATTTTCAGGTGGTGCTTAGGGCAAGTAGTCCCTTTGTACCTATCGAaatctggcaccttgaactttggggggatgacgacgTCATGCACTAAACACAACTCCGCCATGTCAGCGAATGGGTAATCACCAATCCCTTCGATGGCCCTTAGCTTCTCCTTGATGAGATCCAATTTCTCCCTTCCTTCCGCGGCCGGAGGCAGCCTCCCCACCGAAGTGTAGAGGTCGCAACGGGCGCTGTTGAGGGCCCCCCGCGACATTGGGTTAAGGCATACCACTACACATCGGACCCTCGATGGTGAACATAGGGTATGGTTCAAAGTCACCCTGAGCATGATCCCAAGGCTCTTCACGGGCGTCCCCCACAGGCTGAGCGAAAGGTGTATGCTCCAACTGGGGTTGCTGGCCTTCAAAGGGAACGGGAACGACGTGATTAGCATTCTCATTGAGCATGTGCATGgcgttgggtggtgtatagttgggggGTAGGCCATATGGGAAAACATTCCTATTATGCCCCATGTGTGGACCGCTCGTGTTGCCTAACACCTCCCTTCCCTGACCTACCAAGTTCGGGATTGATTGGTTTGCTTGGTTTATAGCGGATGGTGGGTCGGATCCACCTTAGCGGCAATGCTGGTGACAGCAACTGTGGCTGCATTGCTCTCCATCATCCACTT
Proteins encoded in this window:
- the LOC114383883 gene encoding uncharacterized protein LOC114383883; translated protein: MTRIRRIIVAPKPPMRHKNPKGKAKAGVEESFKASPILDEEVPARRFAKEEDDFNKKRISSEEAIEFLRIIQQSEFKVIEQLNKTPARISLLGLLMNSEPHRALLVKILNETHVAQDISVEGFRGIINNITANNYLTFADEEIPVEGREHNRALHVSVKCLDHIVAKVLIDNSSSLNVMPNATLGKLPFNASHLRPSSMVVRAFDGSRRDVRGEIDLPIQIGRHICQITFQVMDINPTYSCLLGRPWIHLVGVIPSTLHQKLKFVVEGQLIIVLGEEDILVSCPSSTSYVEAMKESLKTSFQALDVVSNAYVESPLVQPRSSGAALMVAQVMLGHRYEPGMGLGKNKDCVASLVEFTGNHGRFRLGYEPTGADVRRSALERRGRSMGQPQGLQVKGVPLCHINESFVSAGWMCEGQVTMIHEETPQEQPNRVQPCPPEFELGNWRIVKQPGISVVSLM